The window TGGTCTCGAGCACGTCGGCGCCAGTGATGGCGCCGACGGGCCCGGGACCGTAACGGTCGTACTTCGCGTGCAGCACCGCGTCGAGCGCTTCTCGCACCTCGGGGTCGGCCCGCTCGAAGGTGACATCCTTCTCCACGCCGCCGGCACTGATCCGGCCTCGTCCGGACCGCACCGCCCGCCGGAACCAGCCATTGTTCGGCCCGGCTGCGGAGCGGATGTACACCGCGTCACCGACCACGCCGTTCCAGATGGTCACATAGGGGCGCAGGGTTCCGTCCTCGCGCTCGAACGTCACCCGCAGTTCGGTGGCTTCGCCGACCTTACGCAGTTCGTCGGGGTCCCATGCAGTCATCGCTGTGTCCTCACGCTTCCGGAATGTCGCGCCCGAAGGTCTCGAGCGTGATGTCGGCCGGATCGGGTCCGCGGCGCACCCCGGTGTCCAGCCCATCGATGGCGGCGAGGTCTTCGGCGCCCAGTTCGAAGTCGAACACATCGAAGTTCTCCCGGATGCGCTCGGGGCGTACCGACTTGGGAATCGCCGAACGCCCCTCCTGCACGTGCCAGCGCAGCATCACCTGGGCGGGCGTCTTGCCGTGCGCGGCGGCGATGTCGGCGATCGTGGGGTCGTCGAAGACGCTCGGCCCGCTCTGCCGGTACGCCGTGATGCCGCCGATGGGCGACCAGGCCTGCGTGAGGATGGCGGCCTCGGCATCCGCCTCCTGCACGGCGCGCTGCTGGAAGTACGGATGGACCTCGATCTGGTTGACCGCCGGCACCACCGAAGTCTCGGTCGCCAGGCGGGCGAGGTGGTCGAGCATGAAGTTGCTCACGCCGATGGCCCGCACCCGACCATCGGACAGCAGCTGCTCGAGCGCCCGATACGCACCGACGGTCAGGTCGAAGCGTGAGGGCAGGGCCTGATGCAGGATGAACAGGTCGATCGTGTCGACGCCGAGCTTTCCCACGCTCTTGTCGAACGCGTGCAGGGTCTGGTCGTAGCCGTAGTCGCTGATCCACACCTTGGTCTCGATGAAGACGTCGTCGCGTTTCAGCCCCGAACGACGGATGCCTTCCCCCACCTCCCGCTCGTTGCCGTAGGCGGCCGCGGTGTCGATGTGGCGGTAACCGGTCTCCAGTGCCGTGGTCACCGCGTCGACCGTCTCCTCCGGCGGGGTTTGGAAGACGCCGAACCCGAGGGAGGGCATGGCGATGCCGTTGTTCAGAGTGAGGTGTGTCGTCATCCCTCGATGCAAACACCGTGCCGGGAGACAGGCCAGGGGTTGCGCTCGCCGCGATTACTGTGGCGGGAGGCGTGAGGAGAACCGAACCATGGGTACGAAGCTGAGTGGAATGAACCCGGTCGCAGGCGCGACGGTGCTGATCACCGGGGGCGCCCGAGGGATGGGTGAGCTGTTCGCACGCCGCGCGATCGCCGGCGGCGCCCGCGCGATCGCGCTGTGGGATGTCGACGAGGATGCGGCGAGCGCGCTGGCGTCCGACCTCCGCGGCTCCGGAGTGGATGTGCGGGCGTACCGGGTGGATATCTCCCGGCAGGAGGAGATCGTCGAGGCCTT is drawn from Microbacterium sp. zg-B96 and contains these coding sequences:
- a CDS encoding DUF2255 family protein, which gives rise to MTAWDPDELRKVGEATELRVTFEREDGTLRPYVTIWNGVVGDAVYIRSAAGPNNGWFRRAVRSGRGRISAGGVEKDVTFERADPEVREALDAVLHAKYDRYGPGPVGAITGADVLETTLRVMPR
- a CDS encoding aldo/keto reductase yields the protein MTTHLTLNNGIAMPSLGFGVFQTPPEETVDAVTTALETGYRHIDTAAAYGNEREVGEGIRRSGLKRDDVFIETKVWISDYGYDQTLHAFDKSVGKLGVDTIDLFILHQALPSRFDLTVGAYRALEQLLSDGRVRAIGVSNFMLDHLARLATETSVVPAVNQIEVHPYFQQRAVQEADAEAAILTQAWSPIGGITAYRQSGPSVFDDPTIADIAAAHGKTPAQVMLRWHVQEGRSAIPKSVRPERIRENFDVFDFELGAEDLAAIDGLDTGVRRGPDPADITLETFGRDIPEA